In Sulfuritortus calidifontis, the sequence TTTCCCCATCCGCCGCCAGTGGCATGCGGTGTATCCGGCCGAGCGGCCGCTCACCGTGGTCGCCCGCACCTTCCTCGATTTCCTGCTCACTTACGGCAAGAGCCATGACACCGACACAAATTGATGCCGCCCGCAGCGCCCTGGCCATGGTCCTGCCTCTGCGCCACCCGGCCGATGCCGCGCTTTCCCGTTTCTTCCGCGACCACCCCAAGCTCGGCGCGCGCGACCGCACCTTCGTCGCCGAGGCGGTGTATGGCGTGCTGCGCCACCTGCGCAGCCTGGAGGCGCTCTGCGGCGGGCGCAACGGCCGGCAATTGCTGCTGGCCTGGCTCGCCCGTCATGGCGGTCACAACCTGCGCGAGTTCGAGCCCCTGGTGCGCGAAGGCGAGTTCAAGTGGCTGAAAGAGGTCAAGGCGGCGAAGCTGGACGATCAGCCCGTGGCCGTGCAGCTCGACCTGCCCGACTGGCTGCACGAACGCCTACAGGCGACTTACGGCGCGCGGCTGCCGGAACTGCTGGGCGCCCTGAACCGGCCGGCGCCGCTCGATTTGCGGGTGAACCCGCTCAACACCGATCGCGCGGCCGTGCTCGCCCAGTTGCAGGACGAAGGCCTGACGGCCGAGGCCACGCCCTGGTCGCCCCTGGGCATCCGTCTGAAGGACAAGCCCGCCCTGCAGAAACACCCGCTGTTCCTCAGCGGCCAGATCGAGGTGCAGGATGAGGGCAGCCAACTGCTCGGTCTGCTGCTGGCGCCGAAACGCGGCGAAATGGTGTGCGACTTCTGCGCCGGGGCCGGCGGCAAGACCATGCTGCTCGGGGCCCTGATGCGCTCGACCGGCCGACTCTATGCCTTCGACGTCTCGGAAAAGCGGCTGAACAACCTGAAGCCGCGACTGAAACGCTCGGGCCTGTCGAACGTGCAACCACAACTGATCGCCAGCGAGCGCGACAGCAAGGTGAAACGTTTGGCGGGCAAGTTCGACCGCGTCCTGGTCGACGCCCCCTGCTCCGGCACCGGCACCCTGCGCCGCAACCCGGATTTGAAATGGCGCCAGACCGAGGCCGGTCTGGCCGAGCTCAATGCCAAGCAGGCGAGCATCCTGGCCGCGGCGGCGACCCTGCTCAAGCCCGGCGGCCGCCTGGTCTACGCCACCTGCAGCCTGCTCCGGGAAGAGAACGAGGCCATCGTCGAGGCCTTCCTCGCCGCTCATCCCGAATTCAAACTGGTGCCGGCCGGCGCGGTGCTTACGGCGCAGCAGATCCCGCTCGCGATGGCCGACTACCTGCAGCTCGACCCGGCCGCGCACGGCACCGACGCCTTCTTCGCCGCCGTCCTGGAGCGCACGGCGTGAGGCGCTGGCTCTGGCTGCTCGCGGCCTGCGGCCTGTGCCCGCCCGCCCTGGCCAGCGAGCCGCTGACCCTCTCGGCCCAGGGCCAAATCCAGGTCGCCTTCACCCCGGGAGACGATGCCGGCGCCCTGATCGTCAGCGCCATCCACCAGGCCAGGCGCCAGATCCTGGTGCAGGCCTTCAGCTTCACCCACGCGGCCATCGCCGAGGCCCTGATCGCGGCCAGGCGGCGCGGCGTCGAGGTCCAACTGCTGGCCGACCCCGAGCAGGCGGAAACGGTGAAGACCAGCCGGATCGATCAGCTGGCCGCCGCTGGCATCCCGGTCTATCTGGACGGCCAGCACGCCGCCGCCCACAATAAGATCATGGTGATCGATGCCGGCCAGCCAACGGCCACGGTGATCACGGGCAGCTTCAACTTCACCCACGCCGCCCAGTACCGCAATGCGGAGAATGCGCTGCTGCTGCGCGGCAACCCCTTGCTGGCCGACGCCTACGCCGCCAACTGGCGCCGCCACCGTACCCATTCCCTGCCCTATCGCAAGCGATGATGACCGAACGACAAACCGAGAACCTGCTTGAACCACTGCTCGCCGATCTGACCGACTTCGCCCTGATCGGCCAGCTCATCCTGCTGATCGCCGCCTTTGCCCTGGGCCGCCTGGCGTTGCACGCCATCCGGCGCCAGCTGTCGCCCACGTGGCGGGCCAAATGGGGCGAGCATGCCGGCAACCGCGTGGCCCTGCCGGCCCTGATGCTCTTGCTCGTCCTGATCGGGCGCAGCGTCCTCGCCCACTGGCAGAGCGTGCATCTGCTCAACCTCGCGGTGCCGCTGCTGCTCTCCCTGCTGATCGTCCAGGCCAGCTTCGCCCTGCTGCGCCGGATCTTCCAGCCCAGCCCGGCGCTGCGCATCTTCGAGCACACCGTTTCCTGGCTGGTCTGGGGCGTGCTGGCGCTGCACATCACCGGTTATCTCGACGGCCTGATCGCCGCGCTCGACGCCGTCGGCTTTACCGTCGGCAAGCAGCGGCTTTCGCTCTACAGCGTGCTCCTGGCGTTGATCTCCATCGTCATCACCCTGATGGTGGCGCTCTGGGCGGCGCGCCTGATCGAGCAGCGCTTCATCGAGGCGAGCCCGCTCAACGTCAACATGAAGCTGGCGCTGACCAAGCTCACCCGCAGCCTGCTGCTGGTGCTGGCGGTATTGATCGCCCTGCCCCTGGTCGGCATCGACATCACCGTGCTCTCGGTGTTCGGCGGCGCCCTCGGCGTCGGCATCGGCCTGGGCCTGCAGAAGATCGCCAGCAACTACGTCTCCGGCTTCACCCTGCTGCTCGACCAGTCCATCCGCATCGGCGACATGGTCACCGTGGGCGACCGTTTCGGCCAGGTCCAGCGCATCGCCACCCGCTACACGGTGATCCGGGCGCTGGATGGCACCGAGGCGATCATCCCGAACGAGGCCCTGATCACCACCACGGTGATCAACCACACCCTGGCCAACCCGAACAACCGGGTCACCATGCCGGTGCAGGTGGCCTACGGCACCGATCTGGAGCGCGCCCGGGAGGCCCTGCTCGGCGCTGTCGCCGGCCGCAGCCGGGTATTGCCGGAACCTTCGCCGGCGGTCCTGCTCAAAGGCTTTGGCGAGAGCGGGATCGACCTGGAGCTCGCCTTCTGGATCGCCGATCCGGAAGAAGGCCAGATGGCGCTGCGCTCCGAGATCAACTGGGCCATCTGGCAAGCCTTCCAGCGCGAAGGCATCGAAATCCCCTACCCGCACCGGGTGGTCGAAATCGTCAACAAGTAGTCCTTGACGCGCCTATTACTACAATCCAAGGCATCACCCTTTTGAAAGGTTCACCCCGCGTATGTTGAATGGTCTGATCACCCTCCCCTGGTGGGGCTACGTCATCGTCACCCTGGCGCTGACCCATGTCACCATCGCCGCCGTCACCATCTTCCTGCACCGCTCCCAGGCGCACCGCGCGCTCGACCTGCACCCGGCGGTGATGCATTTCTTCCGCCTCTGGCTCTGGCTCACCACCGGCATGACGACCCGTGCCTGGGTCGCCATCCACCGCAAACACCACGCCAAGTGCGAGACGGCGGAGGACCCGCACAGCCCGCAGATCAAGGGCCTGAAGAAAGTGCTGCTGGAAGGCGCCGAGCTCTATCGGGCCGAGGCGGACAATGCCGAGACCCTGGAGAAATACGGCCACGGCACACCGGACGACTGGCTCGAACGCCACGTCTACACACCGCACAGCACCAAGGGCATCCTGCTCATGCTGGCCATCGATGTCCTGCTGTTCGGGCCGATCGGGTTGACCATCTGGGCGGTGCAGATGCTCTGGATCCCCTTCTTCGCCGCCGGCGTGATCAATGGCGTCGGCCATTACTGGGGCTATCGCAACTACGCCTGCGAGGACGCCAGCACCAACATCGTGCCCTGGGGCATCCTGATCGGCGGCGAGGAGCTGCACAACAATCACCATGCCTATGGCAGCTCGGCCAAGCTCTCCAGCCGCTGGTACGAATTCGACATCGGCTGGGCCTATATCCGCCTGCTGGCGCTGCTCGGTCTGGCCCGGGTCAAGAAGATCGCCCCCCGTGTGCGCTGGGGCGAGGTCAAGCACCTGTGCGACGGCGATCTGCTCGCCAGCATCGTCACCCACCGCTACGACGTGTTGACCCGCTACGCCCGCTCGGTCAGGCAGGTCTGCGCCCGAGAACTGGACACGCTGCGCGAGGCACTGCCCGATCTGAGGCAGGCCAAACCGCGCCGACTGCGTGGCTGGCTGCTGCGCGAGCGCCGCAGCCTGAACGAACAGGAACAGGCCCAACTGGCAGCCGTGCTGGCTCAGAGCCCGAAACTGCGCACCATCTACCAGATGCGGCAAGAGCTCACGGCCTTGTGGGAGCGCTCCAGCGCGACCAAGGAACAACTGATCAAGCAACTGCAGGACTGGTGCCAACGGGCGGAGCAGAGCGGGATCGAGGCGCTGAGGGACTTCTCCCTCAAGCTGCGCTGCTATGCCTGAGCGCATCGCTCCGCCACAATAAAAAACGGCGTCCTTGGCGCCGTTTTCGTTTACCGGCCGGACGCAGTCAGCTCTTTGCCGCAGCGGCCTTGCCTTTGTCCAAATTGCGCTCCAGTAGCGACTGCGCCTCGATGATCATTGCCAGCTTGGGGTTGGCTGGGTCGCGCTTCTTCATGAACTGGATGTATTGCTCCAGCTTGTTGGTGAGATAGGGCTCCGGGCCGTTCTCTTCCATCCATTTGACGATAGCGACCGAGGCGTTGAGCGTGATCGCCAGGATCGGATGGTTCTCGGCCAGGCGGATGAACTCGTTGACCGCCTCGCGTAGCTGGCCGCCCTTGGCGATGTTGATCGCGCGGCGGTTGAGATCCTCCACCTCTTTCAGGGCCGCGGCCTTGAGCGCCTTGAACTGGGCACCCGCGGTGCCTTCGAGCAGCGCATCGACCCGGTTCAGCATCTGGTCGTTGCCATGGAAATCGGCATAGAGCCCGCGTACCAGATCGGCCGCCTTGACCTCGTCGCCCACGGCCACCGCGGCCTGCAGCATGGCCATGCGCTGCTCGTTGTCGGTCTCCAGCATATCCCCGAGCGCGACCTGCATCGACTTATAGGCCTGCTTCATCGCGCTGTCGTCCTTGAGCACGCTCGCGCGCGAGAACTTCAACATCGAATTGGCGAAGTTGAATTCCGGCTTGCCATGATGGAAGTCCATCATCTGCTTGTTCAGGCTGGCTAGCTTCTCGCCGGCCTCGTTGCCACCCTGTTTCACCAGCAGGGTGGCATAGGCGCAAAAATCGGCAGGCTGGACGAAGGACGAGCCCTTGCCGTGGGTGTGCATCAGCTCGTAGGCCTTGCGCGCGGTCTGCTCGTCGCCGGTCGCTACCGCGGCGCGAACGATCTCCCGATGCCGATGCAGCGCCTTGGGGTTCTTTTCGATCAGCTCATTGAGGATCTGCTTGGTCGCCTCGAGATCGCCCTTCTTCTCGTGCACCTTGGCCAGCCAATCCTGGGCATGGAGGAAATCCGGGTTCTCGATGGCCAGCTGCTCCAGCAGCTCCTGCGCCTCGTCGTGGCGCTCGAGCATGAAATAGGCCCGCGCCGCGCCCAGCCTGGCCCAAGGCAGGCGGGGATACTCGGCGACGATGGATTCGAAATGGCGGTGCGCCTCCTGGAAATGGCCCTGGGCCAGCATGGCCTCGCCGATCTGGCGCAAAAGATCGAGTTTGTAGGGCGACTCGGCCTGAATGCCGGCCCGGCAAACGGCAATGCATTCGGCGAACTTGCCGTCGTCGAACAGATCCATGGCGGGCTTGAGCGCCTGCTTGCGCAGCCAGGCCTTCTCCAGGCGATCGAGCAGGATCTTGGGCGAGACCGGTTTCAGCAGATAGTCGTCCGGCGCCAGCTCGGCGGCGGAGAAAACCTGCTCGTAGGTGTTCTCGCCGGTGATCATCAGCCAGATGGCCGAGGACGGCAGGGCCTTGGTCCGGCGGATCTCCTCCAGCAGCTGCTGGCCGTCGCGGGCGTCGGACAGGATGTAGTCGCAGAGCACCACGTCGTATATCTCGCCGCGGTTCTTGATCCGGTTGATCGCATCGCCGTAGCTGGTGGCGGTGTCGATCCGCTTGCCGCCCATCTCGGCCAGGGCGTTGCGCAGCCAGAGCCGCATGGTGTTCGAATCCTCGATCACCATGTAGCGCAGGCGGTCGAAGGGGCAGCTGGTCTCGGCCGCGCTCGGCTTGAGACTGAAGGGCGAATCAGCCATCGCGGTCACCCCGGGCCACAAATGAAGAAAGCCCGCCAGGTGTTGGGGTGGGCTGCAAAGACTTGGTAATGGGAGACAGTCGCTTGTTCATCCGCCGATTCATGCGCCGTTTAGGCGCATGATAACCGGCTCCGCAGGGCTTGACAGCCCTAGGGCAACTTCTTAAGGCAAGTTACTTAAGCTTTGTTTCTTTGTAAGGAACGTGCTTGCGCGCCACCGGATCGAATTTCGAGATTTCCATCTTCTCCGGCATGGTGCGCTTGTTCTTGGTCGTGGTGTAGAAGTGGCCGGTGCCCGCAGTGGACTCCAGCTTGATCTTTTCGCGTCCGCCTTTAGCCATGACTCAAGCTCCTTACACGCGCTCGCCGCGGTCGCGCATTTCTGCGAGGACCACGTCGATGCCTTTCTTGTCGATGAGGCGCAACGCGGCGTTGGTCACGCGCAGACGCACCCAGCGGTTTTCGCTCTCAACCCAGAAACGACGGCTCTGCAGATTGGGCAGAAAGCGGCGCTTGGTCTTGTTGTTGGCGTGGGAGACGTTGTTCCCCACCATCGGCTTCTTGCCGGTCACCTGACATACACGGGCCATTTGGGCACCCCAGATCTCAAAAAATCCAAAAAAATCAGTTCGATTTACCGACCGTGAACGACCACGGCCAGCCAAAGAGGCGGATTTATATCACGGATAAAGCGGCCGAGTCAAAGCCAACCCCGCTCGGCGAAGGAGACCGCCTCCGGCCCGGCCACCACGAAATGATCCAGCACCCGCACCTCGATGAGATTCAGGGCGGCCTTGAGTTGGTCGGTCAGCCAGCGGTCGGCCTGCGAGGGCTCGGCCACCCCGGAAGGATGGTTGTGGGCGAAGATCACCCCGGCCGCGTTGTGGGTGAGCGCCCGCTTCACCACCTCGCGCGGGTAGACGCTGGCCTGGCTAAGCGTGCCGCGAAACAGCTCCTCCACCGCCAACACCCGGTTCTGGGCATCGAGGAACAGGGCGGCGAACACCTCGTGCGGCAGCCCGGCCAGCTTGAGCCGCAGGTAATCGCGCACCGCCGCGGGCGAGGCCAGGACGTCGCCCTGATGCAGCTCTTCCCTCAGGGCGCGCCGTGCCATCTCGATCACGGCCTGGAGCTGGGCATATTTGGCCTGACCCAGCCCGGCAAAGCCGCGACACTCCTTTTCGGTCGCCGCGAACAGGCGGTTCAGGCCGCCGAAGTGGCCGAGCAGTTCGCGCGCCAGCGCCACCGCGCTCTTGCCCTTCACCCCGGTGCGCAGAAAGATCGCCAAGAGCTCGGCATCCGACAGGGCCGGCGCGCCCTGGGCCAGTAGCCGTTCGCGCGGCCGCTCGCCGGCGGGCCAATCGCTGATCGCCATAATCCGCTCCCTGTTTTGTTGTCAGGCCATTAGAATGTCCGTCAATTAATCCATATAAGTCCGCAGGATGGAAGCGACCCAACTCAAGCGCCTCGTGCTCGGCGTCACCGGCGGCGTGGCCGCCTACAAGGCAGCCGAACTCACCCGGCTCCTGGTCAAGCAGAAGATCGACGTGCAGGTGGTGCTGACCGAGGCGGCCGGCCATTTCGTCACCCCGGCCACCTTCCAGGCCCTGTCCGGTCGGCCGGTGTTCACCAGCCTGTGGGACGACCGCATCGACAACGGCATGGCCCACATCGACCTCACCCGCGACGCCGACGCCGTGCTGATCGCCCCCGCCTCGGCCGACTTCCTGGCCAAGGTGGCCCAGGGCCGGGCCGACGACCTCTTGTCCACCCTGTGCCTGGCCCGTACCTGCCCGCTCCTGGTGGCGCCGGCGATGAACGTGCAGATGTGGGAACACCCGGCGACCCAGCGCAACGTCGCGCTATTGCAACAGGACGGCGTGATGTTCCTCGGCCCGGCCGAAGGCGAGCAGGCCTGCGGTGAGGTGGGCCTGGGCCGCATGTTGGAACCGGAAGAGCTCATCGAGGCCCTGGCCGGCCAGTTCCAGCCCAAGCGCCTGGCCGGTCTCAAGGTGCTGATCACCGCCGGCCCCACCTTCGAGGCGATCGACGCCGTGCGCGGCATCAGCAACCAAAGCTCGGGCAAGATGGGCTATGCCGTCGCCCGTGCCGCGCTCGAGGCCGGGGCCGAGGTCACCCTGGTTTCCGGCCCCACCTGTCTCAAGCCGCCGCGCGGCGCCCGCACCATCCCGATCGTGAGCACCCAGCAGATGCTGGATGCGGTCGAGGCCGAGGTCGATGCGGCCGACATCTTCATCAGTGTCGCCGCGGTGGCCGACTATTACGTGCTCAACCCGAGCGAGAGCAAGATCAAGAAGGACGCCCACATCCTCACCCTGGAACTGGCGCCCAACCCCGACATCCTGGCCAACGTCACCAGTCGGGCCAAGCCGCCCTTCTGCGTCGGCTTCGCCGCCGAGGCCGAGAACCTCGAGGAATACGCCGAGCTCAAGCGCCGTCGCAAGCATCTGCCGCTGATCGTGGCCAACGCGGTGCAGGAGGCCATCGGCACCGACGAGGTGGAGCTGCTGCTGCTCGACGACGCCGGCAAGCACACGCTGGCACGGGCCGACAAGCTCACCCAGGCCCGGCGCCTGATCGCGCACATCGCCCAGATCTACAACGCCCAACACCCCTAAAAGCATCATGCACGTCGACCTGAAGATCCTCGACCCGCGCCTGCGGGAACAATTGCCCCATTACGCCACCCCCGGCAGCGCCGGCCTCGACCTGCGCGCCTGCCTGGACGCCCCCCTGGTGCTGAACCCGGGCGAGACCCAGCTCATTCCCACCGGCATCGCCATTCACCTGGCCGATCCTGGCTTTGCCGCGCTGATCCTGCCCCGCTCCGGCCTGGGCCATAAGCACGGCGTGGTGCTGGGCAATCTGGTCGGCCTGATCGACTCGGACTACCAGGGCCAGCTCATGGTCTCGACCTGGAACCGCGGCCAGGAGGCCTTCACCATCCAGCCCTTCGAGCGCATCGCCCAGATGGTCATCGTGCCGGTGGCGCAGGCCAGCTTCAACGTGGTCGAGGAATTCCCCGAGAGCGACCGCGGCACCGGCGGCTTCGGCAGCACCGGCAAGCACTGAGGCGTTTGCCGGAGAGGCCGGGAGCATTCCCGCCCCCGCCCTCCCGTCTCAGCATTGCTCCCACGGCAGGCCATCAAAGCGCCAGCCATTTTTGGTGCTGCGGCGGTGGTGCTCGTCCAACTCGCCTTCGAAGCCATACAGCACGTTGTAGACCTCGGTAAAGCCGTTCTGCTCGAGGAACTCGCCCGCCTCGCGCGAGCGGTTGCCCGAACGGCAGATCAGGATCACCGGCCGGTGATGCGAGGCGGCCATGCGCACCTCGCCCAGAAAGCGGGGATTGATGTCCCAGTTCACCCCCTCGTACCACGGAATCAGGATGGCGCCGACCGGATGGCCGACAAAGAGGTACTCAAACTCCGAACGGCAATCGATGAATACCGCGTCCGGCTGGGCCTGCAGGAAGGCATGGGTCTCTTTCGGCGTCAGGTGCTTCATGGTCTTCCTCGCTTAAGTGCCTGATTTTCCGTATCATAGCCGGCCTTTTCGAATTCATCGCGAACATGCCCGACCGCACTGCCGAACTCCTCGCCCTGGCCAAAGAGCGCATCCTGATCCTGGACGGCGCCATGGGCACCATGATCCAGAAATACAAGCTGGAGGAGGCAGACTATCGCGGCACGCGCTTTGCCGACTGGCCGAGCGAGGTCAAGGGCAACAACGACCTCTTGCTCCTGACCCAGCCCCAGATCATCCGCGAGATCCACAGCCAATACCTCGCGGCCGGGGCCGACATCCTGGAGACCAACACCTTCAACGCCAACAGCATCTCCATGGCCGACTACGGCATGCAGGCGCTGGTTTATGAGTTGAACTACGAGGGTGCCCGGCTCGCGCGCGCGGTGGCCGACGAATTCACCGCCAGGGACCCGGCCAGACCGCGCTTCGTCGCCGGCGTGCTCGGCCCCACCTCGCGCACCCTGTCGATCTCGCCCGACGTCAACGACCCCGGTTTTCGCAATGTCACCTGGGATGCGCTGGTCGCCACCTACTACGAGGCGACCGACGGCCTGGTCAAGGGCGGCGCCGACCTCATCCTGATCGAGACGGTGTTCGACACCCTCAACGCCAAGGCCGCGGTGTTCGCCGTGCACAAGTACTTCGACGCCACCGGCGAAAAACGGCCGATCATGATCTCCGGCACCATCACCGACGCCTCCGGCCGCACGCTGTCGGGGCAGACGGCCGAGGCCTTCTGGAACTCGCTGCGCCACGCCGAGCCGCTATCCTTCGGCTTCAACTGCGCCTTGGGCGCCAAGGATCTGCGCCAGCACATCGACGAAATGGCCGGCAAGGCCGACTGCCTGATCTCGGCCCACCCCAACGCCGGCCTGCCCAACGCCTTCGGCGGCTATGATGAGACCGCCGAACAGATGGCGGCCCAGATCGGGGAATGGGCCGAGTCCGGCCTGCTCAATATCGTCGGTGGCTGCTGCGGCACCTCGCCGGAACACATTGCGGCCATCGCCCGGGCGGTGGCCGATTGCGCCCCACGCAAAATCCCGCAGATCGAGCCCAAGCTGCGCGTCTCTGGTCTGGAGCCCTATAACCTCGGCGCCGGCGACCTGTTCTGCAACGTCGGCGAGCGCACCAACGTCACCGGCTCGGCCAAGTTCAAGCGCCTGATCCTGGAAGGCCAGTACGACGAAGCGCTCGACATCGCGCGCCAGCAGGTGGAAAACGGCGCCCAGGTGATCGACATCAACATGGACGAGGCCATGCTCGACGGTGAGGCGGCGATGACTCGCTTCCTCAACCTGATCGCCGGCGAGCCGGACATCGCCCGCGTGCCGATCATGCTCGACTCGTCCAAGTGGGAGATCATCGAGGCCGGCCTCAAATGCGTGCAGGGCAAGCCCATCATCAACTCGATCTCGCTGAAGGAAGGCGAGGCCGCCTTCATCGAGAAGGCCCGGCTCGCCCGCCGCTACGGCGCCGCGGTGATCGTCATGGCCTTCGACGAGCAGGGCCAGGCCGACACCTACCGGCGCAAGATCGAGATCTGCGCCCGCGCCTATGAGGTGCTGACGAAGAAGGTCGGCTTCCCGGCCGAGGACATCATCTTCGACCCCAACATCTTCGCCATCGCCACCGGCATCGAGGAGCACGCCAATTACGCGGTGGACTTCATCGAGGCCACGCGCTGGATTCGCCAAAACCTGGCACATGCCCATGTCTCCGGCGGCGTATCCAACGTGTCGTTCTCTTTCCGCGGCAACGAGCCGGTGCGCGAGGCCATCCACACCGTGTTCCTCTACCACGCCATCCAGGCAGGGATGGACATGGGCATCGTCAACGCCGGCCAGCTTGGCGTCTACGACGAGATCGAGCCGGCGTTGCGCGAGCGGGTGGAGGACGTGGTGCTCAACCGCCGGCCCGACGCCGGCGACCGCCTGGTCGAGTTCGCCAACACGGTGAAGGGGTCGGCAAAGGAACAGGTGGAAGATCTGGCCTGGCGCGACCAGCCGGTCGAGAAACGCCTGGCCCACGCCCTGGTCAAAGGCATCACCCAGTACATCGAGGCCGACACCGAGGAGGCGCGCATCGCCCTCGGCCATCCGGTCAAGGTGATCGAAGGTCCGCTGATGGACGGCATGAACGTGGTCGGCGACCTGTTCGGCGCCGGCAAGATGTTTCTGCCCCAGGTGGTGAAGTCGGCCCGGGTGATGAAGCAGGCGGTCGCTCACCTGATCCCTTATATCGAGGCGGAAAAGGCCGGCGGCAGCAGCCAGGCCAAGGGCCGCATCGTCATGGCCACGGTCAAGGGCGACGTGCACGACATCGGCAAGAACATCGTCGGCGTCGTGCTCGGCTGCAACAACTACGAGGTGGTCGACCTCGGCGTCATGGTGCCGGCCGACAAGATCCTGAACACCGCCCGGGAAGTGAACGCCGACATCATCGGCCTGTCCGGCCTGATCACGCCCTCGCTGGAGGAGATGGCGCACATCGCCCGCGAGATGCAGCGCCAGGGCTTCACCATTCCCCTGCTGATCGGCGGCGCCACCACCTCGCTCGCCCACACCTCGGTCAAGATCGACCCGAACTACGCCGGGCCGGTGGTCTACGTGAAGGATGCCTCGCGCGCGGTCGGCGTCTGCACCAACCTCTTGTCCACCGAGCTGCGCGACGATTATGTCGCCAAGCTCAAGGCCGACTACGCCGCCACCCGCGAGCGCCATCTGGCGCAGAAGGGCGAGACCAAGCGGGTCAGTCTGGCTCAGGCGCGCGCCAACAAGTTCCAGGTCGACTGGGACCACTACATGCCGCCGGTGCCGCGACAGTTGGGCGTGCAGGTATTCAAGGCCTATGACCTGGCCGAGCTCGCGCGCTACATCGACTGGACACCGTTCTTCCAGTCCTGGGAACTGCATGGCCGCCACCCGAAGATTTTGCAGGACGAGGTGGTGGGCGAGGAGGCGCGCAAGCTGTTTGCCGACGCCCAGGCCATGTTGCAGAAAATGATCGAGGAAAAGTGGGTCGAGGCCCGGGCGGTGATTGGCCTGTTTCCGGCCAATTCGGTGCATGACGACGACATCGAGCTCTACGCCAACGAGTCGCGCGACAAGGTGCTGATGACCTGGCACAACCTGCGCCAGCAAATGCAGAAACCGAAGGACCAGCCCAACTGGTGCCTAGCCGATTTCGTCGCACCGAAAGCCACCGGCGTGAAGGACTATCTCGGCGCCTTCGTGGTCACCGCCGGCATCGGCGAGGACGAGCGGGTGCAGGCGTTCAAGGCCGCCCACGACGATTACCACGCCATCCTGTTCCAGTCCCTGTGCGACCGGCTGGCCGAGGCCTTCGCCGAGCGCCTGCACCAGCGCGTAAGAAAAGAGTTCTGGGGCTACGACGCCGACGAGCAGCTGTCCAACGAGCAGCTGATCAACGAGGAATACCGCGGCATCCGCCCGGCCCCCGGTTATCCGGCCTGCCCGGAGCACAGCGAGAAGGGCCCGCTGTTCGCCCTGCTCGATGCCACGGCCCAAACCGGCATCAAGCTGACCGAGAGCTTCGCCATGTGGCCGGGTGCCTCGGTCTCCGGCTTCTACCTCTCGCACCCGGGCAGTCGCTACTTCGCCGTGGCCAAGCTTTCCCGCGACCAGGTCGAGGACTACGCCCGGCGCAAGGGCTGGGACCTCGCCACCGCCGAGCGCTGGCTGGCGCCCAACCTGGGGTATCAGCCGGATTGAGCCTGCCGCCGCCGCTCGCCTCGACCGCCGCCCTGCAGCAGGCCTTCGCCCAAGGCCTGCACCGTATGCTGCGCGAGCACGACGGCCTCGGCGTCTATATCCTGGTCCTGGCCAACGCCGCCAACGACCCGGAAATCTGGGCGACATTGCGCGAGCCGCTGACCGAGCGTCACTACCACCACGCCGCCCTGATCACCACCGCCCTGCGCCAGGGCAGGCCGGTAAACGAGCCGGAGGACGACCTGCTGGTCTTCCTGAAATTGCTCGCGATCGGCT encodes:
- a CDS encoding RsmB/NOP family class I SAM-dependent RNA methyltransferase, with the protein product MTPTQIDAARSALAMVLPLRHPADAALSRFFRDHPKLGARDRTFVAEAVYGVLRHLRSLEALCGGRNGRQLLLAWLARHGGHNLREFEPLVREGEFKWLKEVKAAKLDDQPVAVQLDLPDWLHERLQATYGARLPELLGALNRPAPLDLRVNPLNTDRAAVLAQLQDEGLTAEATPWSPLGIRLKDKPALQKHPLFLSGQIEVQDEGSQLLGLLLAPKRGEMVCDFCAGAGGKTMLLGALMRSTGRLYAFDVSEKRLNNLKPRLKRSGLSNVQPQLIASERDSKVKRLAGKFDRVLVDAPCSGTGTLRRNPDLKWRQTEAGLAELNAKQASILAAAATLLKPGGRLVYATCSLLREENEAIVEAFLAAHPEFKLVPAGAVLTAQQIPLAMADYLQLDPAAHGTDAFFAAVLERTA
- a CDS encoding phospholipase D family protein, encoding MRRWLWLLAACGLCPPALASEPLTLSAQGQIQVAFTPGDDAGALIVSAIHQARRQILVQAFSFTHAAIAEALIAARRRGVEVQLLADPEQAETVKTSRIDQLAAAGIPVYLDGQHAAAHNKIMVIDAGQPTATVITGSFNFTHAAQYRNAENALLLRGNPLLADAYAANWRRHRTHSLPYRKR
- a CDS encoding mechanosensitive ion channel family protein; the protein is MTERQTENLLEPLLADLTDFALIGQLILLIAAFALGRLALHAIRRQLSPTWRAKWGEHAGNRVALPALMLLLVLIGRSVLAHWQSVHLLNLAVPLLLSLLIVQASFALLRRIFQPSPALRIFEHTVSWLVWGVLALHITGYLDGLIAALDAVGFTVGKQRLSLYSVLLALISIVITLMVALWAARLIEQRFIEASPLNVNMKLALTKLTRSLLLVLAVLIALPLVGIDITVLSVFGGALGVGIGLGLQKIASNYVSGFTLLLDQSIRIGDMVTVGDRFGQVQRIATRYTVIRALDGTEAIIPNEALITTTVINHTLANPNNRVTMPVQVAYGTDLERAREALLGAVAGRSRVLPEPSPAVLLKGFGESGIDLELAFWIADPEEGQMALRSEINWAIWQAFQREGIEIPYPHRVVEIVNK
- a CDS encoding transposase — protein: MLNGLITLPWWGYVIVTLALTHVTIAAVTIFLHRSQAHRALDLHPAVMHFFRLWLWLTTGMTTRAWVAIHRKHHAKCETAEDPHSPQIKGLKKVLLEGAELYRAEADNAETLEKYGHGTPDDWLERHVYTPHSTKGILLMLAIDVLLFGPIGLTIWAVQMLWIPFFAAGVINGVGHYWGYRNYACEDASTNIVPWGILIGGEELHNNHHAYGSSAKLSSRWYEFDIGWAYIRLLALLGLARVKKIAPRVRWGEVKHLCDGDLLASIVTHRYDVLTRYARSVRQVCARELDTLREALPDLRQAKPRRLRGWLLRERRSLNEQEQAQLAAVLAQSPKLRTIYQMRQELTALWERSSATKEQLIKQLQDWCQRAEQSGIEALRDFSLKLRCYA
- a CDS encoding response regulator, whose amino-acid sequence is MADSPFSLKPSAAETSCPFDRLRYMVIEDSNTMRLWLRNALAEMGGKRIDTATSYGDAINRIKNRGEIYDVVLCDYILSDARDGQQLLEEIRRTKALPSSAIWLMITGENTYEQVFSAAELAPDDYLLKPVSPKILLDRLEKAWLRKQALKPAMDLFDDGKFAECIAVCRAGIQAESPYKLDLLRQIGEAMLAQGHFQEAHRHFESIVAEYPRLPWARLGAARAYFMLERHDEAQELLEQLAIENPDFLHAQDWLAKVHEKKGDLEATKQILNELIEKNPKALHRHREIVRAAVATGDEQTARKAYELMHTHGKGSSFVQPADFCAYATLLVKQGGNEAGEKLASLNKQMMDFHHGKPEFNFANSMLKFSRASVLKDDSAMKQAYKSMQVALGDMLETDNEQRMAMLQAAVAVGDEVKAADLVRGLYADFHGNDQMLNRVDALLEGTAGAQFKALKAAALKEVEDLNRRAINIAKGGQLREAVNEFIRLAENHPILAITLNASVAIVKWMEENGPEPYLTNKLEQYIQFMKKRDPANPKLAMIIEAQSLLERNLDKGKAAAAKS
- the rpmG gene encoding 50S ribosomal protein L33 is translated as MAKGGREKIKLESTAGTGHFYTTTKNKRTMPEKMEISKFDPVARKHVPYKETKLK